DNA from Actinoplanes sp. SE50/110:
CGGCCCGCGACGGGGGCGGCGCGGGGGTCGCGGTCATGCGGACGGACCGCGGCCGGACCAGGACCACGCGTAGCGGCCGTCGTCCGAGGCCAACCCCGCCTCGCCGAGGTCGAGTGGCCGGAACGTGTCCACCATGACCGCCAGCTCGTCGAAGAACTCCGCACCGAGGGAGCGTTCCACCGCGCCCGGCTGCGGCCCGTGCGAGTGACCACCCGGGTGCAGTGAGATCGAGCCCTTGCCGATGCCGGAGCCCTTGCGGGCCTCGTAGTCGCCGTCGACGTAGAACATCACCTCGTCCGAGTCGACGTTCGAGTGGTAGTACGGCACCGGGACGGCCAGCGGGTGATAGTCGACCTTGCGCGGGACGAAGTTGCAGATCACGAAGTTCTGCCCGGCGAAGACCTGGTGCACCGGCGGCGGCTGGTGGACCCGGCCGGTGATCGGCTCGAAGTCGGCGATGTTGAAGGCGTACGGGTAGAGGCAGCCGTCCCAGCCGACCACGTCGAACGGGTGCTCGGGCACGACGTGGATGCTGCCGCCGCCGCGGTGCTTGACAAAGACCTCGACGTCGGTGCCTTCGGCGAGCATCGGCTCGACCGGGCCGCGCAGGTCGCGCTCGCAGTACGGCGCGTGTTCCAGGAACTGGCCGTACCGGCTCAGGTAGCGCGCGGGCGGCGCGATGTGCGAGCTGGCCTCGATGGCGTACGTACGCAGCGGCTCGCCGCCGTCCGGCACCCACCGGTGCACCGTGGTGCGCGGAATGATCACGTAGTCGCCGCGCCCGACGGTGAGCGCGCCGAACACCGTCTCGACGGTGGCGCTGCCCCGCTCCACGTACACGCACTCGTCGCCGATGGCGTTCTTGTAGTACGGCGACGCCTCGCTGGACACCGCGTAGGTGATCCGCACGTCGGCGTTGCCGAGGACCAGCCGCCGGCCGGTGACCGGGTCGGCGTCCTTGTACTCCAGGTCGTGCAGGCGCAGGTGCCGGGGGACGAGCGGGGTGTTCGGGGTCAGGCTCTGGTCGGGCAGCTGCCACGGGCGCGCGTCGACGATCGCCGACGGGATGCCCCGGTGGTAGAGCAGTGCGGAGTCGGAGGAGAACCCCTCCTCGCCGACCAGCTCCTCGGCGTAGAGCCCGCCGTCGGGCCGCCGGTGCTGGGTGTGCCGCTTCGGCGGAATGCTGCCGACCTGGCGGTAGAACGTCACGCAATGCCTCCCGGGCATTCCTGCGGACCATCCCGGCGGGTCACGCCGGGACGAGTCCAGGACCATGGGGTCGTCACCAGGGGTGGTGGCCACGACTCCGTGTGCTACGGAATTTACGGAGCCGTAACAGGGCGCACAAGTGGACCGGCGAAATCAGCCGGTGGTCGAGGTCGGCGACCTGGATCCGGCGGGGCCGCGCCCGACTGCCGACCGATGCCGCCGCCGACCGGTACGGCGCGGGTACGGCGGCGAAAGACCTGACCCACGCCGCATGGAAGAAATCCCGCGGACGTGGTTCACCGTAAGGTGATCAACATGGCGTCCACCTTGAGCACCAGCAAGACCCGGGCGGCGATGCGTGACGCCGCCCGGGTCTCCGCGCAGACCCTGCTGATCCTGCTGCTCCTGTACGTGTTCCTGGAGCTGCTCGGGATGGCCTGGTCGGTGCTCTGGCCGCTGGTGGTGGCCCTGCTGCTGACCACCCTGACCTGGCCGCCGGTGCGCTGGCTGCGCGGCCGGGGGTGGCCGCCGGCGCTGGCCGCGTCGCTGGTCACGATCCTGTTCCTGGCCCTGGTCGCCGGCATCGTGGTGCTGATCGCGGTGCCGGTCTCGGCGCAGAGCGGCAAGCTGGGCCAGGGTGTGGTCGACGGCATCCAGACGGTCCGTGACTGGGCGTCCGGCCCGCCGCTGCGGATCAGCGACGACCAGGTCAACAGCGGTCTCAACAGTGCCGTCGACAAGCTGCAGGCCAGCGTCGGCAGCATCGCGAACGCCACCCTGGCCGGGGTGAGCACGATCGTGAACGGCCTGGTCACCACGATCCTCGCGCTGTTCCTGATGTTCTTCTTCCTCAAGGACGGCCCACGGTTCCTGCCCTGGTTGTCCCGTCAGCTGCCGGGCCGGCTCGGCGACGACGTCCCGGCGATCGCCGGGCGCAGCTGGAACACGCTCAGCGCGTTCGTCCGCTCGCAGGCGTTCGTCGGGCTGCTCGACGCGGTCTTCATCGGGCTCGGCCTGTGGATCGTCGGGGTGCCGCTGGTGCTGCCGCTGGCCGTGCTCACCTTCGTCACCGCGTTCGTCCCGATCGTCGGCGCGGTCTTCGCCGGCCTGGTCGCGGTGCTGATCGCGCTGGTCTTCAACGGCTGGGTAAAGGCGCTGATCGTGCTCGGCATCATCCTGCTGGTGCAGCAGCTGGAGGGCAACGTCTTCCAGCCGATGATCCAGAGCCGCGGGCTGGGCCTGCACGCGGCCGTGGTGCTGCTCGCCGTGACCCTGGGCGGCAACCTGGCCGGGATCGTCGGCAGCCTGCTCGCCGTCCCGGTCGCCGCGATCGTCTCGGTGATCTGGAACTATCTGCGCGAGCAGCTCAGCGACCCGGAGCCGATTCCCGCCGAAGTTGCTGAACAAACCGACTGAGCCGGGCCAGGCCCTCGCGCAGGGCCTCCCGGGACGCCGCGTAGGAGAGCCGGACGTGGCTCTCCGCGGTGGCCACTGCGAAGTCCCGGCCCGGGGTCACCGACACGAACGCTTCCTCGAGGGCCCGGCGGCAGAACTCCCACGCCCCCAGCCCGGTGCCGCTGACGTCGAAATACACGTAGAAGGCCCCGTCCGGCGGCACCGGCACCGGCAGCCCGATCCCGGCCAGCCCCTCCAGCGCGATGGCCCGCCGGGCCAGCAACTCCCGCCGCCGCTGCTCGCACACCGCCAGGGACTCGGGGGTGAAGCACTCCAACGCCGCGATCTGGGCCGGGGTGGAGGCGCACAGGAAGTAGTTCATCGCCAGCCGTTCGGCCGCCGGCACGAGCGCCTCGGGCAGCACGCACCAGCCGAGCCGCCAGCCGGTCATCCCGAAGTACTTGGAGAAACTGTTGATCACCAGAGCGTCCGGGTCGGCGGACAGGATCGTGCGCGGCGGCGTCCCGTCCGCGGCCGGGTCGGCCAGGTCCAGGTAGATCTCGTCGACGATGCGCCAGGCGTCCCGCGCCCGGGCCCGGGCGCAGACCTCGACCAGGTCGGCGAACGGGAGGGACGTCCCGGTCGGGTTGGCCGGGCTGGCCACCATCACCGCCCGGGTCCGCTCGCTCCAGACCGCGTCGACCGCGGCGGTGTCCAGCTGATAGCGCGACTCCGGGGTGGTGGCGGCGGTGACCACGGTGCCGCCGAACGTCTCCACCAGCTGGCGGTTGCACGGGTATGACGGGTCGGCCACGATCACCTCGTCGCCCGGGTCGGTGGTCGCGGCCGCGACCAGCAGCAGCGCTCCGGACGCTCCGGGGGTGACCGCGATCCGGGCCGGATCGACCTGCACCCCGTGCCGCTCGCGGTAGAACCCGGCGATCGCCGCGCGCAGCGCCGGCAACCCGAAGGCCGGGGTGTACGGCAGCGGCCGCCCGTCCATCACCCGACGCATCGCCTCGCGGACCGCGGGCGGCGCGCCGAAGTCCGGTTCGCCGAGGCCGAGCCGGACCACGTCGTGCCCGGCCGCCTCCAGCTCACCGGCGCGCCGCCCGAACGCCATCGCGTGGAACGGCTCGGCCGACAGGGCGCGCTGCGACAACCTCATCGCCGCAGCATGCCATCCCGGACCCCGGCTTCAGGTACGCGGTGTCCGATCCCGCCCCTGCCCGGCGCCGGACTGCCGGCCTGGTCCAGGTGCTCGGCGTGGGGACGTGGGCGGGGTACGGGGCCGGCCCGGTCCGGACGGCCGAAAGCGGGAAGATCCGGTCGCCCCGTCGTGGCGTTGCCAGCTTCGCCCGCCGCGCAGTAGCGTGATCTTAGTCACCGCATAGAGGGGAGTGATCGGGTGAGAGTGGCGGGCAGAACCCTGGTGGTCACCGGTGCCGGCGACGCGATCGGGCGGGCCGTGGCCCTCGAAGCGGCCCGGCGCGGCGCCCGGGTGGCCGCGGTCGACACCGACCCGGCCGAGCTGCGCGAAACCGCCCGGCAGGTGGTCGCCCCGCTGTTGCTCTCCACCCACCTGCTCAGCCCCGGCCCGGCCCCGACCGGCATCGAGGCGCTGCCGCGGGCCGTGCTCGACCGCTGGGGTCAGGTCGATGCCGTCATCCACTGTGCGCCCGACGGGACGCCGGTGGTGGCCCGCGCCTTCCTGCCCACCCTGCGACTGCGGCCCGAGGCGCACCTGGTGCACGTGGCCGACAGCCGGTCGCCGGCCGCCGACCGGGCCGCGGCGAAGGCCTTCGCCCACGAGCTGCGCGCCGAGACCACCCTGTTCGTCGCCATGGTGTTCCCCACCGATCCGCGCCGCCCCTACCAGGCCGCCCGGGACATCCTCGACGGGATGGAACGCAACGCGTACCCCGCCCGGATCGGCTCCGACCGGCGGATCCGGGACGTGCGCGGCGTCGCGGCCCTGCTGATGGCGCGCCTGCGGGAACTGGTCGCGTAACGGGAAACGTCAACCCGGGCCGCGCCCGGCCGATCGCTAGGCGTCGAGGGAGCCCCCGAAGAGGAACTGCGCGATGCCCGTGACGATGGCCAGGACGCCGAGCCCGCCCAGCGCGATCCCGCCGATCGCCATCCGGCGGCCGTGTCGCACCGTGTCCGCCGGGCCGCGCAGCGCCATGATGCCCAGCACCACCGCGGTGACCGCGCAGATCGGGGCGGGCAGCACCACCTGGGCGCAGAGCGCCAGCGGCAGCGGCAGCGCCCCGGCGATCAGGGCGAGCAGCGGCAGCCGGCTCCCGGCGGCGGCCGCGGCCGGTGTCGCCACGAGCTCGTCGCCGGGCAGGTCGTAGAGGACCCGGGACAGCTCGCCCCAGGTGCGGGCGGCATACGCGGACCGGGAGCGCTCGCTGAACTCCTCGATGGTGAGTCGGCCCTCGGCGGTCGCCGTGCTGAGCCGGGCGACGACCGCCTCCCGGTCGGAGTCCGACACCCGGACGTGCGGCGAGGGGTACATGCCGGACAGGCTACCGGCGGGTTCCCGATCCCGCGTCCTCCGGCCGGGCGGGTGTCCCACGCGCTGGCCCCGGGGAGTGAGTTCGGCGACTCAAGGTGTCCACTTCGTACCGGGAGAATCCTTATGCGGGGAAGATTCCACCCGATCACCTTGACAGCGTCAGTCAGAATCCGGTGACTTTCCATGCCGGGTCAACGGGGGTGTCAGCATGGCGGTGCCGCTTCGCGGGTGCGGTTCGGTGCGATGCTGAGCCGCCGCGCCCTGCTGCGCACCGGCCTGGCCGGCCTCGCCGGGGTGGCCGTCGGCGCGGCCGGGGCCCGGGAGATCCCGCACTGGCTGGGCTGGGACCGCCCGCCGGTGCTGGGCGGCTACGCCGCGGCCGCCGACCAGCTGGACGGCCTGCACCAGCCGGGTGTCGCGGTCCGCTACTTCGTCGACACCTCCGAGCCACTGGTCGCGTTCACCTTCGACGACGGGCCGGCCCCGCACTGGACGCCGATGGTCCTCGACGCGCTGGACGCCGCGGGCGTGCCGGCCACCTTCTTCATGGTCGGCAGCCGCCTGGAGCGCCACGCCGACCTGGTCCGCGGCCGGATGGACCGGCACGCGATCGGCAACCACACCTGGGCGCACGACGACCTGGCCACCCTGGACCTGGGCGCGGTCACCCGCAACCTGCAGCGCACCGAGCAGGAGATCCGCCGGCACTTCGACCGCCAGGTGACCCTGCTGCGGCCGCCGTTCGGGCACATCGGCGGCTCCACCATGCTGGCCGCCGACCAACTCGGCTACGACGTGGTGCTCTGGTCCAAGGCGATGCGCGAGCAGCTGTTCCACGACGACCCGATGGGCCAGGCCCGGGACATCGTCGACTCGGTCCGCCCCGGGTCGATCATCCTGGCCCACGACGAGGGCGACGACAAACGCCTGGTGACCGTCCACGGCCTGGCCGCCATGTTCGACGGCCTGCGCAAGCGCGGCTTCCGGATGGTCACCGTCCCCGACCTGATCGCCGCCGGCACCTCACCGAGCCAGGGCAGTCACTAGCGCGTCGGCCGGTGGCGCAGGCGGGCGATCGTCCGGAGCACCTCGGTGCGGTTGTCCGCCGCTTTCAACCACCCCGGCAACCGGGCCACCATCGTCAGGCCGGGCTCCCGCGGGTGGCGTTCCCGCAGTTTCGCCCCGACGTAGTCGGCCAGCAGGGTGAGATGTGCCTCGTTGAAGGCCCACAGCGTGCGTCCGCCGCAGCATCGCGCCTGGAACCACAGCGGCAGGTGGAAGTACGGATCGATCGGCCCACCCCAGCGGGAGACCCCGACCTTCGGCGGCCACTGCGCGACGGTGACGCAGCGGGTGCAGACGAACCGTCGCGGCGAGTGCATCGCGACGGCGCCCTGGACGGGGTCGGCGCTGACCACGGCGCGGCACCCGCAGTGCGGGCACACCACGTCGATCTCGTCGGCGGCCAGCTCCGGCAGCCGGATCGCCGGGTCCCGGAAGCGCACCGCCGCGCCGTCCGGGACGGCGCCCTCCGCCGTCATCGGCCGAGGAACCCGTCGATCCGGGCGGGCCAGGTGCGGACGTCGGCCGCGGTGGCGGAGACGTGCAGCCGGGCGTCGGGCAGTACCCGGGCGAGCAGCTCGGCGGAGGTGAGCGGGTGGACCGGGTCGCCCTCCCAGGCGAGGATCAGCACCGGGTGGGTGACCCGGCGCAGCTCGTCGTCGGACGGCAGGTCGGTGAGCGCCGCCCCGCGCATCACGGCCGGCAGCAGCCCCTCCGGCACGTCCGCGTCGAACTGCCAGCCGGGGAGCTCGGCGAAGATCTGCGAGGCAGGGAAGCCGCGCATGATCTCCACCCAGGACTGTTTGCCCCTGGCTTGCACCCCGGCCGCGCCGGAGCGGTAGGCCTGCCGTGCGGTCTCCCGGGTGTCCCGGGCGGTCGGCGGGATCATCAGCACCAGCCGGCGGAAGCGGTCCGGCCGCCGGGATGCCGCCCAGAGCAGCGCCCCGGCGCCCATCGAGGATCCGGCCCAGTC
Protein-coding regions in this window:
- a CDS encoding SDR family NAD(P)-dependent oxidoreductase, translating into MRVAGRTLVVTGAGDAIGRAVALEAARRGARVAAVDTDPAELRETARQVVAPLLLSTHLLSPGPAPTGIEALPRAVLDRWGQVDAVIHCAPDGTPVVARAFLPTLRLRPEAHLVHVADSRSPAADRAAAKAFAHELRAETTLFVAMVFPTDPRRPYQAARDILDGMERNAYPARIGSDRRIRDVRGVAALLMARLRELVA
- a CDS encoding polysaccharide deacetylase family protein; this translates as MLSRRALLRTGLAGLAGVAVGAAGAREIPHWLGWDRPPVLGGYAAAADQLDGLHQPGVAVRYFVDTSEPLVAFTFDDGPAPHWTPMVLDALDAAGVPATFFMVGSRLERHADLVRGRMDRHAIGNHTWAHDDLATLDLGAVTRNLQRTEQEIRRHFDRQVTLLRPPFGHIGGSTMLAADQLGYDVVLWSKAMREQLFHDDPMGQARDIVDSVRPGSIILAHDEGDDKRLVTVHGLAAMFDGLRKRGFRMVTVPDLIAAGTSPSQGSH
- a CDS encoding DUF1707 domain-containing protein, whose amino-acid sequence is MYPSPHVRVSDSDREAVVARLSTATAEGRLTIEEFSERSRSAYAARTWGELSRVLYDLPGDELVATPAAAAAGSRLPLLALIAGALPLPLALCAQVVLPAPICAVTAVVLGIMALRGPADTVRHGRRMAIGGIALGGLGVLAIVTGIAQFLFGGSLDA
- a CDS encoding aminotransferase class I/II-fold pyridoxal phosphate-dependent enzyme; protein product: MRLSQRALSAEPFHAMAFGRRAGELEAAGHDVVRLGLGEPDFGAPPAVREAMRRVMDGRPLPYTPAFGLPALRAAIAGFYRERHGVQVDPARIAVTPGASGALLLVAAATTDPGDEVIVADPSYPCNRQLVETFGGTVVTAATTPESRYQLDTAAVDAVWSERTRAVMVASPANPTGTSLPFADLVEVCARARARDAWRIVDEIYLDLADPAADGTPPRTILSADPDALVINSFSKYFGMTGWRLGWCVLPEALVPAAERLAMNYFLCASTPAQIAALECFTPESLAVCEQRRRELLARRAIALEGLAGIGLPVPVPPDGAFYVYFDVSGTGLGAWEFCRRALEEAFVSVTPGRDFAVATAESHVRLSYAASREALREGLARLSRFVQQLRRESAPGR
- a CDS encoding alpha/beta fold hydrolase; protein product: MTDLFVEELGSGPLLGYSHGIFMSTRGEDEAGLLDWSRITGSRRIVRYHQPGHGRSPGVPDPERYTWPRLADDLLAIADEVSPEQPVDWAGSSMGAGALLWAASRRPDRFRRLVLMIPPTARDTRETARQAYRSGAAGVQARGKQSWVEIMRGFPASQIFAELPGWQFDADVPEGLLPAVMRGAALTDLPSDDELRRVTHPVLILAWEGDPVHPLTSAELLARVLPDARLHVSATAADVRTWPARIDGFLGR
- a CDS encoding AI-2E family transporter, which produces MASTLSTSKTRAAMRDAARVSAQTLLILLLLYVFLELLGMAWSVLWPLVVALLLTTLTWPPVRWLRGRGWPPALAASLVTILFLALVAGIVVLIAVPVSAQSGKLGQGVVDGIQTVRDWASGPPLRISDDQVNSGLNSAVDKLQASVGSIANATLAGVSTIVNGLVTTILALFLMFFFLKDGPRFLPWLSRQLPGRLGDDVPAIAGRSWNTLSAFVRSQAFVGLLDAVFIGLGLWIVGVPLVLPLAVLTFVTAFVPIVGAVFAGLVAVLIALVFNGWVKALIVLGIILLVQQLEGNVFQPMIQSRGLGLHAAVVLLAVTLGGNLAGIVGSLLAVPVAAIVSVIWNYLREQLSDPEPIPAEVAEQTD
- a CDS encoding homogentisate 1,2-dioxygenase, encoding MTFYRQVGSIPPKRHTQHRRPDGGLYAEELVGEEGFSSDSALLYHRGIPSAIVDARPWQLPDQSLTPNTPLVPRHLRLHDLEYKDADPVTGRRLVLGNADVRITYAVSSEASPYYKNAIGDECVYVERGSATVETVFGALTVGRGDYVIIPRTTVHRWVPDGGEPLRTYAIEASSHIAPPARYLSRYGQFLEHAPYCERDLRGPVEPMLAEGTDVEVFVKHRGGGSIHVVPEHPFDVVGWDGCLYPYAFNIADFEPITGRVHQPPPVHQVFAGQNFVICNFVPRKVDYHPLAVPVPYYHSNVDSDEVMFYVDGDYEARKGSGIGKGSISLHPGGHSHGPQPGAVERSLGAEFFDELAVMVDTFRPLDLGEAGLASDDGRYAWSWSGRGPSA